The DNA region TTGGCTGCACAGCAACAGTATGTTCAATTATATGTTTCTGTCTAAAATTTTGTTTCCCTATCTACATTGTGATTCCAAGAACTTTTTGATTATTGCTTGCAATATTAAGTTTGGTTTTTATATTTTTGGAGgtttcttggattttttttgtAGGTGGATGATGATAAATGTATACATTCAATTGCCATATACTCAACTTAGGTTTGCTTATGTTATATAGCATAGAGAATGATCCATATGAACTCATTATAGGACCAAATTTACATTGTTATTATTGGCAGATCTGGTTTTTTATTacaaaaaaattgacttagatgtgTAAGTAGTTGATGATCCTTGCTTGTGTAATAAGTAGATAACTGTTGCATCCATGAACTGGCATCTTCTTTGTGCAAACATCAATTGTAATAGCATATCGTCTGATTTATGCCCAATGAAAATAGGGCCCTGCGGCGCCGTCGGCCTACAGTGAACAGGGCCCTGCGGTGCCGGCCTGCATCAAGCAAGCGCCAACGACGGACGGCTGCTGCGAGTAGGCGCCTGGGGAGCAGCCACCGGCGGAGCACACACCTGGGGAGAAGGCGCCGGCGTAGCAAGCGGCGTGCGcgtcaaacagaagagaagagggaggagaggagcTTACCAGAGTCGCCTGTTGCTGATCACTGAGAACGGGAGAGGACATGAGGCTGGACGCCGAGATTGCTAGTTGCCGAACGCCGATGATGCGAAGAGGAGAGGAGATTGAGTTCGCGCGGAGAGGAAAGTCGCACCGTGCCCTAATTTTTACTctgttttaccgacggaattcaattccgtcggtaattaccgaaggAATGTTACAATCCGTCGGTAACCCCTAACACTAATCGGAGCGGCCGAATGctggtatttaccgacggaatcactGAGAACGGGAGAGGACATGAGGCTGGACGCCGAGATTGCTAGTTGCCGAACGCCGATGATGCGAAGAGGAGAGGAGATTGAGTTCGCGCGGAGAGGAAAGTCGCACCGTGCCCTAATTTTTACTctgttttaccgacggaattcaattccgtcggtaattaccgaaggAATGTTACAATCCGTCGGTAACCCCTAACACTAATCGGAGCGGCCGAATGctggtatttaccgacggaattaacatTTCGTCGGTAAACATCAATACCCGAACCCGTTAAAGGATTTGCCGACTGAATATTATATTCAGTCGGTAAATACCGACTGAAATATATATTCAGTCGGAATATTaccgactgaatttaattcagtcggtaaATCCTGACTGAATTATATTCAGTCGGTAAACACCGACTGAATTATATTCAGTCGGTAAACACCGACTGAATTATATTCAGTCGGTAAACACCGACTGAATTAAATTTCAGTCGGTATTTcccgactgaattaaattcagtcggtAATGTCGTCGGTATTTGCAAGTTTTTTTGTAGTGTGTGcacgattttgaatcgattgaaacgaaatttcaatcgatttaattcaattgaatcgattggttaatcgattcaattgatgaacagtGCTCACTGTTCATATTCTTCTtcgcgacagaagaagaaaaaacgcgAGCTTTTCCGCGTCGATTTTCATGCTTTCAAATTTATGCTCTAATACCATCGTAGGTTCTTTTGAGAGTATGAAACAGAAACGAAATCAAAGTGGTAACCACTTACAGTGATCTCCTGAAGAAATCGTCGAAGAATCGTCAAAGAATCGCCGAAGAAGTCGCTGCTGTTGTCGCCAAGAAGATCACCACTCGGAACCTCCTCGAACttttccacgaaccaaatcccaacCTCTGGACGTTCTCTAGCGCTCTCTGATCACCTCACAACTTCGCTTGCACTCTCTGATCACCTTCGCAAACCTTCTGCTCCTTTCCTCCGATTGCTTGGACGCTCGTTTTATAGGAAGGTCGAGGAAGACGAAGTGGAAAGGACAcgccttcgtctccttggcgtttgcagcaacGAGACGTTTGCAGCAACAAAAGAGACGACCCCCTTCGTCTCCTGTAACACCCAACAAATTGACCCAGGCATGCTTGGCCAGCAACGCTATGTGCGTATACGTCGCTAGGCTAGATCTGCATGTGCACTCAGTTGCCCGACAGCTTGGCCAAGTCCGACAATCTGATCGGGGCTTGACAGCCTAGCTAGGGAACACAAGGCTAGGGCACACATAGCCAAGGCACACATTGTCAAGGCACGCGTGGCTAGGGCATGCCCTGCCAAGTTGCGACCTCACCGCCAAGTCACGACCTCGCCGCCAAGCCACAACCTTGCCGCCAAGCCGCAACCTTGCCACTAGGCCGTTGCCAAGCCACATTCTTGTCGTGAGGCCCCTGCCAAATGGTCGGCTTAATTAgggggagaggggagaggggagaTGGAAGAGAAGATTACTTAAGGGGGGAGACCGAGAGAAACAGTCACGTTGAAAGTAGTCGAAATTGCTAAAGAGGGAAGAAGACGGGGAGAGAAGTCAATAGGAAGAGATGTGAAATTGTGCCCTAACCCTAGCCAAATGAGATTAATTAGGGATGAAATTATTCCGTCGCCACTGCCTTCACTATTAAGCGACAAAATTAATATTCCATAGCTCAAATATAGAATAATTGCCGATTAGCACCTATTTAGAGATGAAATTTAAATTCGTCATTAAATTAGAGATCAATTTAATTATGAGTCATTAATTAGCAATGAAATTGATAATAAACTTAGTCActaatttagatttaaattttattgtTATATCAgacataaatttttaagtaactaatcactataaattttaaattccTAATTTGTGACTTGTACTCATCGTTAACCTCCGGAAAGcaattgatcacttgatcaatcCTCCATTAATaatggattcatgtattcaactCTTAGAAAATtcgattattttaatttttatccattaattaatatttattttggaAAGAGAATTTAATATGTGTTTTTATTCCATTGAGGTAGAAAAAAAttgtattataaaaaatatattaaattctaatttaataggttgaagttaagaggaattatatttattttttaatttttttattaaaaaatataatgaataattagataaattaattttaattattttgattgagagtggaaataaaatttttaggaGATTGTAGGTAAATTTAAGTTACGATCGGAGAGTGCATCTACATTTCCCCATGAATAGGGATGCGACGCTCAGTCGCTGACGCCACTGTCACGTTTCGCATTTAATTAAATCCCCTACCGTCGCCACAAAAATCCAAAGCCTTCTCCGTCTTCTCCTTCCCCTCGAATGGCGGAGCTCCGCGAACGGCTACTCCCTCGGAAGCCCTCTTCCACCTCCGGATCTCACGAGCCCACCCACGGCCGCCGCCCTCTCTTCCAGGGCGTCGATTTCTCCGGCCTCAAGAAGCGCGGACAGAGCCTCCGCTCCTGGATCCGCGTCGACGCCGCCACCGGTAACTCCCAGGTCATCGAGGTCGACAAGTTCACCATGATGCGCCGCTGCGACCTCCCCGCCCGCGACCTCCGCCTCCTCGACCCCCTCTTCGTCTACCCGTCAACAATCCTCGGCCGCGAGAAAGCCATCGTGGTAAACCTTGAACAGATCCGATGCATCATCACCGCTGACGAGGTGCTCCTACTCAATTCCCTAGACAGTTATGTCCTCCAGTACGTGGTCGAACTCCAGCGCCGTCTCGCAGCCAGCAATGGCGAAGCACTCTCCGGCGGGACGCCTTCGCCTGATGATCTGCCCTTCGAGTTCAGGGCCCTCGAGGTCGCCCTCGACGCCGCCTGCACCTTTCTTGATGCGCAGGTTCTGTACTTTCTCTGGTACTCAGGtcctttcccttttctttctgCTTCTTTTATGATTCGATTCCCTTGCTTGTATCCTGACTATGGCGTTAGGATTCCGATAAGCCAATTTAGGGCTTCAATTTTGTTCTCTGTTTTACATTTTCTCCGTCTTGGTTAGACGACATGGAAGTAGCAGAAATGAAAATCTAAAATTAGGATTGAGATTGTTTTCACAAAGTTCACATATTTGatgctaaaaaaaaattagttcaaCTAATATTATATACAAattatgtttttctttatgttacCATTGATTTGGAGTTTGGAAACAAAATTGACACCTTATGGGGGACAAATATGGTTCTTTGATATAGCATTTAGTTCTGGTggtatttttataatatttttcgtGCAAGCAATAAATTCAAGTAGTTGATTGATTAAGTAAAGAATGGCATCAGATCAAGACCTAAAAGGGACTCATCTGCCAGTAAGAAAAGTAGTTCAGCTGGGAGAAGAAACATATTTGTATTCCGATGTGAATGTGGGTAAGGTGTTTTCTGTGGGTCTGCTGCACACGTGGATTGACGGCATACTATACAAACTATACTCATTTTTGCAAATGACATAATGTGTACCATCTCACAAAACAAAAACACTAAATATACTAAGTATTCACAAGAGAACAGAAAGGATGGTCTTTATACCCTGTTTTTGAAATACACTATTAAACAAACAAGAACTTGGTTTGTGCATGAATATGGATATCCTCAATTTGACATTCTTCACAAAGAGTGAAGCATGTAATATCCATGACTTACCCCTTTTCAGAAGAAGCATTTGATTCTGTATTTTCTAATGGTTATGTATCTCTATGTTGAATCTCTATATGGAGGAAGTACTAACTggcaactgcctccaaaatctgtCTACTAATCCATGTTCATATTTTACAGATACCCTGAATCTCTTATATGCAATCTAACTTCAAATCGCATAACTTCTATAGTGCACCTATATCTGAAAATGGTTGGTTCATTCTTCTCAACTTCCATCTACCATTAGATTTGATGAATCCCTCGTGATAAAATGAACACATATGAACTTGTTGATTTTGTGTTTTGGACACTCCTTTTCCATCAGTCTTTTACAGATTTTCAGAGAAATGATAACGTGATATATTTTAATCCATAAAGTATATGTTAAGTTATTCAAAGTCAGTCATAGGAAAATCAGTTGGTGTACCTTTTTGTTTTACTAATTACTTTCAGTTTCTTAGGCTCTTGTAGCTTGTAAGCATCTAAATTATAAATTTGCTCAACTAAACAAACATAGCTTAATGTTGTAATTAGATAATATTTCATTTTCGTGATTAAATAAATACTAATGGTGTGAATGAAAATTGCAAATTTTTAGGCTGCAGAATTAGAAATTGAGGCCTATCCATTGTTGGATGAGTTGACATCTCAGATTAGTACCCTAAACCTGGAACGGGTTCGTCGCTTGAAGAGCAGGCTTGTTGCCTTAACTCGGAGAGTTCAAAAGGTATACCACAAGCTACTAGTTTCGTGCTAATTCTATAGGATCATCCCACTCCTGACTTTACACTGAACTTTATGTAGGTCAGAGATGAAATAGAACAGTTGATGGATGATGATGGTGATATGGCCGAAATGTATCTCACAGAGAAGAAAATACATATGGAAACATCATATTTTGGTGATCAATCAATACATGGGTTCAATTCAGCTGGTGGTGCTGTATCTGCTTCTGC from Zingiber officinale cultivar Zhangliang chromosome 4B, Zo_v1.1, whole genome shotgun sequence includes:
- the LOC121976044 gene encoding magnesium transporter MRS2-10-like — its product is MAELRERLLPRKPSSTSGSHEPTHGRRPLFQGVDFSGLKKRGQSLRSWIRVDAATGNSQVIEVDKFTMMRRCDLPARDLRLLDPLFVYPSTILGREKAIVVNLEQIRCIITADEVLLLNSLDSYVLQYVVELQRRLAASNGEALSGGTPSPDDLPFEFRALEVALDAACTFLDAQAAELEIEAYPLLDELTSQISTLNLERVRRLKSRLVALTRRVQKVRDEIEQLMDDDGDMAEMYLTEKKIHMETSYFGDQSIHGFNSAGGAVSASAPVSPVSSPPGSRKLEKTLSLARSRLDSMKSSSTITENIEELEMLLEAYFVVIDSTLNKLTSLKEYIDDTEDFINIQLDNVRNQLIQFELVLTTATFIVAIFGVVAGIFGMNFEIALFDVPSAFQWTLVITGVSGVIVFCLFLWYFKYRRLMPL